The Thermococcus sp. genome has a segment encoding these proteins:
- a CDS encoding ABC transporter permease has translation MTGIKRYLLRKTVIYTLTFFFAVTIDFIIPRVMPGDPIGVLLSRFATLPEATKYLHSYFVQAFGLDKPLWEQYISFWNAVLHGDLGISIYYYPKPVSKILMDAIPYDLALLFPALVASWFVGNWLGAIAGKNRKLDSYLMPVFYFLQASPYFWFAILLSYLFTFKLGWFPISGAYSYGIIPSLSWRFIKDYLYHWILPFLSLFMVQLGGWAIGMRNMILYEVEADYIRYLESLGASNRTLMKHAFKNAMLPQVTGLAIQLGLLVAGNVTVQVVFSYPGIGYILMQGIMNQDYFLIQGAFLVIILTVLAANFVIDLLYAFIDPRVRASYTEEGA, from the coding sequence ATGACAGGAATAAAAAGGTACCTCCTGCGAAAAACAGTCATTTACACGCTGACGTTTTTCTTTGCGGTGACGATAGACTTTATAATCCCTAGGGTAATGCCGGGGGATCCAATTGGAGTTCTTCTCTCAAGGTTTGCTACTTTACCTGAAGCGACCAAATACCTCCATAGCTACTTCGTTCAGGCCTTTGGTCTTGACAAACCACTGTGGGAACAGTACATCTCCTTCTGGAACGCCGTTCTCCATGGTGATCTTGGAATAAGCATCTATTATTATCCCAAGCCCGTGAGTAAAATCTTAATGGATGCAATTCCCTACGATCTTGCGCTTCTGTTTCCGGCACTCGTGGCCAGCTGGTTCGTTGGCAACTGGCTTGGTGCTATAGCGGGTAAAAACCGAAAATTGGACAGCTATTTAATGCCCGTTTTCTACTTCCTGCAGGCATCACCCTACTTCTGGTTTGCAATTCTGCTGTCTTATCTCTTCACGTTCAAGCTCGGATGGTTCCCGATATCGGGGGCCTACAGCTACGGTATAATTCCCTCCCTTAGCTGGAGGTTCATAAAAGATTACCTTTATCACTGGATACTTCCCTTCCTGAGCCTCTTTATGGTCCAACTTGGCGGGTGGGCAATTGGGATGAGGAATATGATCCTTTACGAGGTGGAGGCTGACTACATTCGCTATCTGGAATCCCTTGGGGCAAGCAACAGAACGCTGATGAAACACGCATTCAAAAACGCGATGCTTCCACAGGTTACGGGACTCGCCATTCAGCTCGGTCTTTTGGTAGCGGGAAACGTTACAGTTCAGGTAGTCTTTTCGTATCCGGGCATAGGTTACATACTGATGCAGGGAATAATGAACCAAGATTACTTCCTTATTCAAGGGGCATTTCTCGTTATAATCCTGACGGTTCTGGCGGCCAACTTCGTGATAGACCTGCTCTATGCATTTATAGATCCTAGAGTTAGGGCGAGTTATACAGAGGAGGGAGCTTAA